The following are encoded in a window of Amphibacillus xylanus NBRC 15112 genomic DNA:
- the cymR gene encoding cysteine metabolism transcriptional regulator CymR yields MKISTKGRYGLTIMIDLAKNKEQTPISLKSIAKNHDLSEHYLEQLVPALRNAGLVRSIRGAYGGYLLAKPADQITAGDIIRTLEGPITPVEGIEDEEPAQQSLWIRIRDAVKDVLDTTTLEDLSNYDEDHENEPYMFYI; encoded by the coding sequence ATGAAAATATCTACTAAGGGCCGTTATGGTCTTACAATTATGATCGATTTAGCAAAAAATAAAGAGCAAACTCCGATATCATTAAAAAGTATCGCTAAAAATCATGATTTATCAGAACATTATTTAGAACAACTAGTACCAGCATTGCGAAATGCCGGTTTAGTAAGAAGTATTAGAGGTGCTTACGGAGGCTATTTATTAGCAAAACCTGCAGATCAAATAACTGCTGGTGATATTATTAGAACTTTAGAAGGACCGATAACTCCTGTTGAAGGAATTGAAGATGAAGAACCCGCTCAACAATCATTATGGATAAGAATTCGCGATGCGGTAAAAGATGTACTTGATACGACTACTCTAGAAGACTTGTCGAACTATGATGAAGATCACGAGAATGAGCCTTATATGTTTTACATTTAA
- a CDS encoding cysteine desulfurase family protein, translated as MEPIYLDHAATTPMHPNVIKAMQEVMGEVYGNPSSIHQFGRRARAILDENRRYLAQSIGADEKELYFTSGGTEADNLALIGVALANQHKGKHIITTAIEHHANIHAAEHLESLGFEVTYLPVNEAGYVQPSDVVRQLRPDTILVSVMMINNEVGTIQPIEEIAKVLKDHQAYFHTDAVQAYGLIKLDVKQLGVDLMSVSAHKLNGPKGVGFLYAQQDVKFNALQHGGNQERLKRPGTESLPGIVGMRVAIEQIEANNYQTYDKYKLYRDLFYKELQQSGIDFSVNGKFEELAPTILNISFANTNVEQMLMSLDLEGVAVSSGSACTAGSIEASHVLTAMYGSDHPKTKNSIRFSFGFANDEAQMIEAAKRVINVVKRLTK; from the coding sequence TTGGAACCAATTTATTTAGACCACGCAGCGACTACACCGATGCATCCTAATGTGATTAAAGCAATGCAAGAAGTGATGGGGGAGGTTTACGGCAACCCTTCCAGTATTCATCAGTTTGGTCGTCGTGCACGTGCAATCCTAGATGAGAATAGAAGATACTTAGCACAATCCATTGGAGCAGATGAGAAGGAACTCTATTTTACAAGTGGCGGAACAGAGGCAGATAACCTTGCATTAATTGGAGTTGCACTTGCCAACCAACATAAGGGTAAGCATATTATTACAACAGCAATTGAACATCATGCTAATATTCACGCAGCTGAACATTTAGAATCTCTTGGTTTTGAGGTAACATATTTGCCGGTTAATGAAGCTGGGTACGTTCAACCATCAGATGTAGTTAGACAATTGCGTCCTGATACTATATTAGTTTCAGTCATGATGATTAATAATGAGGTTGGCACCATTCAACCAATTGAAGAGATTGCAAAAGTATTAAAGGATCATCAAGCATATTTTCATACGGATGCGGTTCAAGCTTATGGCTTAATAAAGTTAGATGTCAAACAACTTGGTGTTGATTTAATGTCGGTATCTGCGCATAAATTAAATGGCCCTAAAGGTGTTGGTTTTCTATATGCACAGCAAGATGTTAAATTTAATGCACTGCAACACGGTGGAAACCAAGAACGATTGAAGCGACCAGGTACGGAAAGTTTACCGGGGATTGTAGGAATGAGAGTAGCAATTGAACAGATCGAAGCCAATAATTATCAAACCTATGATAAATATAAATTATATCGAGATTTATTTTACAAAGAACTACAACAGTCAGGCATTGATTTCTCAGTTAATGGTAAGTTTGAAGAATTAGCACCGACTATATTAAATATTAGTTTTGCCAATACAAATGTTGAACAAATGTTAATGAGTTTAGATCTTGAAGGAGTTGCCGTATCTAGTGGAAGTGCTTGTACCGCTGGGTCAATCGAAGCATCTCACGTTTTAACTGCGATGTACGGATCAGATCATCCAAAGACAAAAAATTCAATTCGCTTTAGTTTTGGTTTTGCTAACGATGAAGCTCAAATGATTGAAGCGGCAAAACGTGTGATAAATGTAGTTAAACGATTGACGAAGTAG
- the mnmA gene encoding tRNA 2-thiouridine(34) synthase MnmA yields the protein MRENKDIRVVVGMSGGVDSSVTALLLKQQGYDVIGIFMKNWDDTDEDGFCTATEDYDDVIRVANQLEIPYFAVNFEKQYWDKVFTYFLDEYKSGRTPNPDVMCNKEIKFKAFLDHALSLGADYVATGHYAQIRRTGDKVELLRGADQNKDQTYFLNQLSSDVLEKVMFPLGHLDKSEVRKIAKEHGLVTANKKDSTGICFIGERDFKTFLSEYLPAQPGRIETMSGVDKGTHDGLMYYTIGQRQGLGIGGPGGPWFVVGKDLERNVLLVENEENNIYLMSDQLIAEDVNWINEPEDKSFKCTAKFRYRQKDSHVHVTILDDGKVQVDFDEQQSAITPGQSVVFYDGDVCLGGGTISEIFRDQVKLDYVG from the coding sequence ATGAGAGAAAATAAAGATATACGTGTAGTAGTAGGGATGAGTGGTGGTGTTGATTCATCTGTCACTGCATTATTATTAAAACAACAAGGCTATGATGTCATCGGTATTTTTATGAAAAACTGGGATGACACAGATGAAGACGGATTTTGTACCGCAACTGAGGATTATGATGATGTCATTCGAGTTGCTAATCAACTTGAGATTCCGTATTTTGCCGTTAACTTTGAAAAGCAATATTGGGATAAAGTATTTACGTATTTCCTAGATGAGTATAAATCAGGCCGAACACCAAACCCGGATGTGATGTGTAATAAAGAAATTAAGTTTAAAGCCTTTTTAGATCATGCCTTATCACTTGGAGCTGATTATGTAGCAACAGGTCATTACGCTCAAATACGTCGAACTGGTGATAAAGTTGAACTTTTACGTGGGGCAGATCAAAATAAAGATCAAACATACTTTTTAAATCAATTATCAAGTGATGTGCTGGAAAAAGTCATGTTCCCACTCGGTCATTTAGATAAGAGTGAGGTTCGTAAAATTGCCAAAGAGCATGGTTTAGTAACGGCAAATAAAAAAGATAGTACAGGAATTTGCTTTATTGGTGAACGCGATTTTAAAACATTCTTAAGTGAGTATTTGCCGGCTCAGCCAGGTCGAATCGAGACGATGTCTGGTGTTGATAAAGGAACACATGATGGTTTAATGTATTACACGATTGGACAACGTCAAGGCTTAGGAATTGGTGGCCCAGGTGGCCCATGGTTTGTAGTAGGTAAAGATTTAGAAAGAAATGTACTATTAGTTGAAAATGAAGAAAATAATATTTATTTAATGTCTGATCAATTAATAGCAGAGGACGTTAACTGGATTAATGAACCTGAAGATAAGTCATTTAAATGTACAGCTAAATTTAGATACCGTCAAAAAGACAGTCATGTTCATGTAACGATTCTTGACGATGGTAAAGTTCAAGTTGATTTTGATGAACAACAATCTGCGATTACACCAGGTCAATCAGTCGTCTTCTATGATGGAGATGTCTGCCTTGGTGGCGGGACAATTAGTGAAATCTTCCGTGATCAAGTAAAATTAGACTATGTGGGATAA
- a CDS encoding pyridoxamine 5'-phosphate oxidase family protein: MDNQFKQEDIETFRQLIKGIDIAMVTTQSEEGLVSRPMKTQEVEFDGDLWFFTKKQTDKYDEIKHDSHVNVAYVGKSYVSVRGKAEIVDDLEKKKEYWTKAHEKIMQTNYDDPNVILIKIKAEAAEYWETGNFIKNIAFMYKRLTGQKAETVDINETIELKK, translated from the coding sequence ATGGATAATCAATTTAAACAAGAGGATATTGAAACATTTAGACAATTAATTAAGGGTATTGATATTGCAATGGTGACAACTCAGAGTGAAGAAGGACTTGTTTCTCGACCAATGAAAACCCAAGAAGTTGAATTTGACGGAGACTTATGGTTTTTTACGAAAAAGCAAACAGATAAATATGATGAAATCAAACACGATTCACATGTAAACGTGGCTTATGTTGGTAAATCATATGTTTCCGTTCGTGGAAAAGCTGAAATAGTAGACGATCTTGAGAAGAAAAAAGAATATTGGACCAAAGCACATGAAAAGATTATGCAAACTAATTATGATGATCCAAATGTTATTTTAATCAAGATAAAAGCTGAAGCAGCAGAATATTGGGAAACAGGTAATTTTATAAAAAATATTGCATTTATGTATAAACGCTTGACAGGACAAAAAGCTGAAACAGTTGACATAAACGAAACAATTGAATTAAAAAAATAA
- the recD2 gene encoding SF1B family DNA helicase RecD2, which translates to MEEQLVIQTENFIKGELVYTIYSNPAEHFSIAKIKILETNEVYQEPEIVVKGYFSELQPGEAYLFYGKIVEHKRFGLQYDVSHFKRYLPDTKEGLVAYLSSDLFYGIGEKTALKIVDQLGETAIQTIMDNPAVLDQIPGLTEERKKTLVEQLSEHQGFDHVVVHLSKYGIGLKMAQKIYEVYKDQAIDLLMSNPYQYVFDIKGFGFHRADTIARQNKLELNHPSRIRAGCLYILYESMQDGHVFLPVDQLCQEADRLLNATQNQITNEEINQQLVEMAEEESIVLDDEKAYLPYLYYAEAGFSTHIKRILKQEPIEAVPEAELLKIVGEIEEEETLSYGKEQYEAIQQALHEKVMILTGGPGTGKTTVIKGILRAFSSIHDVSLDLADYESKSKFPFILTAPTGRAAKRLSESTGLQAMTIHRLLGWDGGDGFEKNEANQLEGRLIVVDEFSMVDIFLANQLFKAIPTNMHVLLVGDQDQLPSVGPGHVLADLLASNQIKAVELKEVYRQKEGSKIIELAHQIKHDRVESNTLTRAKDFNFIRCQSYDIIDALKQIVQKALERDVDIKDMQILAPMYRTDIGIHRINQEIQQIVNPKRSSVREIKTKDAIFRTGDKVIQLVNQPEDGVFNGDIGQITAIFKANENVEKEEQVVVTYDDIDVVYNRNDLKNITHAYCISIHKSQGSEFPIIIMPVDRSYRRMLRKNLLYTAITRAKKSLIICGNEAAFLAGVREVDTNIRNTTLKERLTKVLTDEDYAEKLASATEEDHHLSPYDFLT; encoded by the coding sequence ATGGAAGAACAATTAGTAATTCAAACTGAAAATTTTATTAAAGGAGAATTGGTTTATACGATTTACTCAAATCCTGCAGAACACTTTTCCATTGCAAAAATTAAAATCCTTGAGACAAATGAAGTGTATCAAGAGCCTGAAATTGTAGTAAAAGGCTATTTTAGCGAACTGCAACCAGGTGAAGCCTATTTGTTTTACGGGAAAATTGTTGAACATAAACGATTCGGCTTACAATACGATGTAAGCCACTTTAAAAGATACTTACCAGACACAAAAGAGGGACTTGTTGCTTATTTATCAAGTGATCTATTTTATGGAATTGGTGAAAAAACAGCACTAAAAATTGTTGATCAATTGGGAGAAACAGCGATTCAAACCATTATGGATAATCCAGCAGTACTTGATCAAATACCTGGATTAACAGAAGAACGGAAAAAAACGTTAGTCGAACAGTTGAGTGAACACCAAGGCTTTGATCATGTCGTTGTACACTTGTCGAAATATGGCATTGGTCTTAAAATGGCACAAAAAATTTATGAGGTCTATAAAGATCAAGCGATTGATTTACTTATGTCTAATCCTTATCAATATGTGTTTGATATTAAAGGATTTGGTTTTCATCGAGCTGATACAATCGCAAGACAAAATAAACTCGAATTAAACCACCCATCAAGAATTCGCGCTGGCTGTTTATACATACTTTATGAATCAATGCAAGATGGGCATGTGTTCTTACCGGTAGACCAGCTATGCCAAGAAGCTGATCGTCTTTTAAATGCTACTCAAAATCAAATTACAAATGAGGAAATTAATCAACAGCTAGTAGAGATGGCGGAAGAAGAAAGCATTGTTCTTGACGATGAAAAAGCATATTTACCTTATCTGTATTATGCTGAGGCAGGCTTTTCAACACATATTAAGCGAATTTTGAAACAAGAGCCAATTGAAGCTGTTCCAGAGGCAGAGTTATTAAAAATAGTCGGTGAAATTGAAGAAGAAGAAACGCTTAGCTATGGTAAAGAACAATACGAAGCGATTCAACAGGCTTTACATGAAAAGGTCATGATTCTGACAGGTGGACCTGGAACAGGGAAAACAACAGTCATAAAAGGAATCCTTCGAGCTTTTAGCAGTATTCATGATGTTTCACTTGATTTAGCTGACTATGAGAGTAAATCAAAATTTCCATTTATTTTAACAGCACCAACAGGGCGGGCTGCGAAAAGATTGTCTGAGTCAACAGGCTTACAAGCAATGACAATTCACAGACTATTAGGCTGGGATGGTGGCGATGGCTTTGAAAAAAATGAAGCCAATCAGTTGGAAGGCCGTTTAATCGTTGTTGATGAATTTTCCATGGTTGATATTTTTCTTGCGAATCAACTCTTCAAAGCGATTCCTACGAATATGCACGTATTATTAGTTGGGGATCAAGATCAATTGCCTTCTGTTGGACCTGGACATGTTCTTGCAGATTTATTAGCATCGAATCAAATTAAGGCAGTAGAGCTTAAAGAAGTATATCGACAAAAGGAAGGTTCTAAAATTATTGAGCTTGCCCACCAAATAAAGCACGATAGAGTTGAATCAAATACTCTAACAAGAGCAAAAGACTTTAACTTTATACGGTGCCAGTCTTATGACATTATCGACGCATTGAAGCAAATTGTCCAAAAAGCATTAGAACGTGATGTAGATATTAAGGACATGCAAATACTAGCACCTATGTATCGTACAGACATTGGTATACATCGGATTAATCAAGAAATTCAGCAGATTGTTAATCCTAAACGATCTAGTGTAAGAGAGATAAAAACGAAAGATGCTATTTTTAGAACAGGTGATAAAGTTATTCAGCTTGTAAATCAACCTGAAGATGGTGTTTTTAATGGAGATATTGGACAAATTACAGCAATATTTAAAGCAAATGAAAATGTTGAAAAAGAAGAACAAGTCGTTGTCACTTATGATGATATTGACGTTGTATATAACCGAAATGATTTGAAAAATATTACACATGCTTACTGTATTTCAATTCATAAATCACAAGGTAGTGAATTTCCGATAATTATTATGCCGGTTGATCGTAGCTATCGTCGGATGCTAAGGAAGAATTTATTGTATACAGCGATAACCCGTGCGAAAAAGTCGTTGATTATTTGTGGTAATGAAGCAGCCTTTTTAGCTGGTGTTCGTGAAGTGGATACGAATATTCGTAACACGACTTTAAAAGAACGGTTAACTAAAGTATTAACGGATGAAGATTATGCTGAAAAGCTTGCTTCAGCAACAGAGGAAGACCATCATTTATCACCATATGATTTTTTAACTTAA
- a CDS encoding AI-2E family transporter, whose product MTCSLKRNAVSSNKEVSSKDLLFKKLVRYGVLAILTLIILFLIVRTFPNYRQFLSGIFKVSLPFILAIVLTYVLNPIVDKLTCRWIPRWLAILIIYAVFIVGITLLVYVSYPTIREQAIHFINQVPNLLETYRDWINRIDEVVHVLPDPIHHEIDELFVVISESSSSWLENKMISMGAISEYFISLAVVPVLLFYFLLDQNKMKMKFLNWIPKRYLKKTKQLIYHLNKDLAHYIRAQLIISFFVGLTTFIVYLILKIEFAFLLAIFMMIMNIIPYFGPFLGAAPAVLIALMQSPQIVLYLVIGIVVVQFIESNLLSPFILGYNLRTHPVLVILVLLIGSEVAGIFGMIIAVPVLVVIRSVITFNPFQST is encoded by the coding sequence ATGACTTGTTCACTGAAGCGGAACGCCGTGTCCAGTAACAAAGAAGTTTCCAGCAAGGATTTATTATTTAAAAAGCTAGTTCGCTACGGTGTGCTAGCTATTCTTACTTTAATCATTCTATTTCTCATAGTAAGGACCTTTCCGAATTATCGACAGTTTTTATCTGGAATATTTAAAGTTTCGCTTCCGTTTATATTAGCAATCGTCTTGACTTATGTGTTAAATCCGATAGTGGATAAATTAACGTGCCGATGGATACCGCGATGGTTAGCGATTTTGATCATTTATGCGGTATTTATTGTTGGGATAACTTTATTGGTGTATGTCTCTTATCCTACAATCCGTGAACAAGCGATCCATTTTATTAATCAAGTTCCTAATCTATTAGAAACCTATCGTGACTGGATTAATCGAATCGATGAAGTTGTACATGTATTACCTGACCCAATTCATCACGAAATTGATGAGTTATTTGTAGTAATTTCTGAATCAAGCTCGTCATGGTTAGAAAATAAAATGATTAGTATGGGTGCGATTAGTGAATATTTTATTAGTTTAGCTGTCGTACCTGTATTGTTGTTTTATTTTTTACTTGATCAAAATAAAATGAAAATGAAATTTTTAAATTGGATTCCAAAGCGTTATCTAAAAAAAACAAAGCAATTAATTTACCACTTAAATAAAGATTTAGCACACTATATTAGAGCTCAATTAATCATTAGCTTCTTTGTTGGACTTACCACGTTTATTGTTTACTTAATTCTAAAAATTGAATTTGCATTTTTGCTTGCCATATTCATGATGATCATGAATATCATTCCTTACTTTGGTCCATTTTTAGGTGCTGCGCCAGCAGTCTTAATCGCACTGATGCAATCACCTCAAATCGTACTCTATTTAGTAATCGGGATAGTAGTAGTCCAATTTATTGAAAGTAATCTCTTATCACCCTTTATATTAGGGTACAATCTTCGAACACATCCTGTATTAGTTATCCTCGTTTTATTAATTGGGAGTGAAGTAGCAGGAATCTTTGGGATGATTATTGCTGTACCTGTTTTAGTTGTGATAAGAAGTGTGATCACATTTAACCCATTTCAATCGACTTAA
- the alaS gene encoding alanine--tRNA ligase yields MKQLTSSEVRQLFLDFFKQKGHQVEPSASLIPVDDPTLLWINSGVATLKKYFDGRMFPENPRITNAQKSIRTNDIENVGYTPRHHTFFEMLGNFSIGDYFKQEAIEWAWEFLTDEKWLGLNPELLSVTVHPEDEEAFLIWKDIIQLPEERIIRLEENFWDIGEGPSGPNTEIFYDRGEAYGNNPNDPELYPGGENDRYLEIWNLVFSQYNHNPDDTYTPLPKKNIDTGMGLERIVSVIQGTKTNFETDLFLPIINEVENITSIKYGDNDLTDTAYKVIADHIRTVAFAVGDGALPSNEGRGYVLRRLIRRAVRFSKQLQIEKPFMYQLVDVVGDIMKDFYPEVKEKRDFIINVIQKEEERFHETLNDGITILESIINDEQAKQSTVIPGKEVFKLYDTYGFPKELTEEYVAEFGFTIDEAGFEQEMELQRERAREARQKVDSMQVQDDVYQSLTVSSEFVGYDTLQLTTTIEAIIEDKQLVNESTADEVLVVLAKTPFYAESGGQIADTGTIMTEMTMAQVLDTQKAPKGQHLHRVKITKGQLKVGDFVDVNVDDTKRRFVEKNHTATHLLHQALKDVLGQHVNQAGSLVTAERLRFDFSHISAVTDDELKLIESKVNQKIWETIPVSTGLYPIEEAKEMGAMALFGEKYGDIVRVVQISDYSLELCGGCHVKNTAEIGVFKLISESGIGAGIRRIEAVTSKGAFEYTNEREQVLTESAQLLKTKPTQVNEKVEALFQELKQVKRENESLMQKLSNNEASEILGKVEEINGVRVLAEKVNVSDMNQLRSMVDDLKQKLESGIILLAAVNDGKVQLASGVSADLVKQGYHAGKLIKQAAEICGGGGGGRPDMAQAGGKKPEMVAQALEDAKKFISTVK; encoded by the coding sequence ATGAAGCAATTAACATCATCAGAGGTAAGACAATTGTTTTTAGATTTCTTTAAGCAAAAAGGCCATCAAGTAGAACCAAGTGCATCATTAATTCCAGTAGATGATCCAACATTACTATGGATTAATAGTGGTGTAGCTACGTTGAAAAAATATTTTGATGGACGGATGTTTCCGGAGAATCCACGTATTACAAATGCCCAAAAATCTATCCGAACAAACGATATTGAGAATGTTGGTTATACACCGCGTCACCATACGTTTTTTGAAATGTTAGGTAACTTTTCAATTGGTGATTACTTTAAACAAGAAGCGATTGAGTGGGCGTGGGAGTTTCTAACAGATGAGAAATGGCTTGGATTAAATCCAGAGCTACTATCTGTTACTGTTCACCCCGAAGACGAAGAGGCATTTTTAATCTGGAAAGATATTATTCAATTACCAGAAGAACGAATTATTCGATTAGAAGAAAACTTCTGGGATATCGGTGAAGGGCCAAGTGGACCTAATACAGAGATTTTCTACGATCGTGGTGAAGCATATGGGAATAACCCGAATGATCCTGAGCTATACCCAGGTGGAGAAAATGATCGCTATTTAGAAATCTGGAATCTTGTGTTCTCTCAATATAACCATAACCCAGATGATACTTACACACCTTTACCTAAGAAAAATATTGATACAGGAATGGGATTAGAGCGAATCGTTTCAGTAATTCAAGGAACAAAAACGAATTTCGAAACTGATTTATTTTTACCTATTATTAATGAAGTTGAGAACATTACATCAATTAAATATGGTGATAATGATTTAACAGATACAGCGTACAAAGTGATTGCTGATCATATTCGTACAGTAGCTTTTGCTGTTGGTGATGGTGCATTACCTTCTAATGAAGGAAGAGGCTATGTATTACGACGCTTAATTCGTCGTGCAGTCAGATTTTCGAAACAATTGCAAATTGAAAAGCCATTTATGTATCAATTAGTTGATGTTGTTGGAGACATCATGAAAGACTTCTATCCTGAAGTTAAAGAAAAACGTGATTTTATAATCAATGTCATTCAAAAGGAAGAAGAGCGATTCCATGAAACTTTAAATGATGGAATCACCATCTTAGAATCAATTATTAACGATGAACAAGCTAAACAATCAACAGTTATTCCAGGGAAAGAAGTATTTAAACTCTATGATACGTATGGCTTCCCTAAAGAGTTGACAGAAGAATATGTTGCTGAATTCGGCTTTACAATAGATGAAGCAGGTTTTGAACAAGAGATGGAACTTCAACGTGAAAGAGCTAGAGAGGCTCGTCAAAAGGTTGATTCAATGCAAGTTCAAGATGATGTTTATCAAAGCTTAACTGTATCAAGTGAGTTTGTTGGATACGATACGCTACAGTTAACGACTACAATTGAGGCAATTATTGAGGACAAGCAACTCGTTAATGAATCAACTGCTGATGAAGTACTCGTTGTATTAGCAAAAACGCCTTTCTATGCTGAAAGCGGTGGTCAAATTGCTGATACAGGAACAATTATGACTGAAATGACAATGGCTCAAGTACTTGACACACAGAAAGCGCCTAAAGGCCAACATTTACATCGTGTTAAAATCACAAAAGGTCAATTAAAAGTAGGCGATTTTGTTGATGTGAATGTTGATGATACTAAACGTCGTTTTGTTGAAAAAAATCATACAGCAACACACTTATTACACCAAGCATTAAAAGATGTGTTAGGTCAGCACGTAAACCAAGCTGGTTCATTAGTAACAGCAGAACGCTTACGATTTGACTTCTCACATATTAGCGCAGTTACTGATGACGAATTAAAATTAATTGAATCAAAAGTTAATCAAAAAATCTGGGAGACAATTCCGGTTTCAACAGGACTTTATCCAATTGAAGAGGCAAAAGAAATGGGAGCAATGGCGCTCTTTGGAGAAAAGTATGGTGATATTGTCCGAGTTGTTCAAATCAGTGACTATAGTTTAGAACTTTGTGGTGGATGCCATGTGAAAAACACGGCAGAAATAGGCGTATTCAAATTAATAAGTGAATCAGGTATTGGTGCAGGTATTCGTAGAATTGAAGCAGTAACAAGTAAAGGTGCTTTTGAATACACAAACGAACGCGAGCAGGTTTTAACTGAGTCAGCTCAGTTATTAAAAACAAAACCAACTCAAGTAAATGAAAAAGTGGAAGCACTATTCCAAGAACTTAAACAAGTGAAGCGTGAAAACGAATCATTAATGCAGAAATTATCAAACAATGAAGCGAGCGAAATTCTAGGTAAAGTTGAGGAAATTAACGGTGTTCGTGTATTAGCTGAAAAAGTAAATGTGAGTGACATGAATCAACTGCGCTCAATGGTTGATGACTTAAAACAAAAGCTAGAATCAGGTATAATTTTACTTGCAGCCGTTAATGATGGGAAAGTACAATTAGCTTCAGGGGTTTCTGCAGATTTAGTTAAGCAAGGATACCATGCAGGAAAATTAATTAAGCAAGCTGCTGAGATTTGTGGCGGTGGCGGTGGAGGCCGTCCAGACATGGCTCAAGCAGGAGGGAAAAAACCTGAAATGGTAGCACAAGCTTTAGAAGATGCGAAAAAATTCATTTCAACAGTTAAGTAA
- a CDS encoding IreB family regulatory phosphoprotein, translating to MDSMDKTMKFSFSEDPIEENVKDVLLTVYQSLREKGYHPINQIVGYLLSGDPAYIPRYKDARNLIRRLDRDELIEELVKFYIEHNKEE from the coding sequence ATGGATTCAATGGATAAAACGATGAAATTTAGTTTCTCTGAAGATCCAATCGAAGAAAATGTGAAAGATGTACTCTTGACTGTTTATCAATCATTAAGGGAAAAAGGTTATCATCCAATTAATCAAATTGTGGGTTACTTATTATCAGGTGATCCGGCCTATATTCCACGGTACAAAGATGCAAGAAACTTAATTCGTAGACTTGATCGTGATGAGTTAATCGAGGAGCTTGTTAAATTCTATATCGAGCATAACAAAGAGGAGTAA
- the ruvX gene encoding Holliday junction resolvase RuvX: MRVMGLDVGSKTIGVAISDAFGWTAQGLTTLKWNENDFTTANQSIAAIISEYEVSEIVIGLPKHMNGTIGERGEISQKYAEYLTDKFKVKTILWDERLSTMAAERVLLEADVSRDKRRKVIDKMAAVMILQGYLNGKQ; encoded by the coding sequence ATGAGAGTAATGGGATTAGACGTCGGGTCAAAGACAATCGGTGTGGCTATCAGCGATGCTTTTGGTTGGACCGCACAAGGCCTGACAACACTTAAATGGAACGAAAATGATTTTACGACTGCCAATCAATCGATCGCAGCAATTATCAGTGAGTATGAAGTATCTGAAATTGTAATTGGTTTACCCAAGCATATGAATGGTACAATAGGCGAACGTGGGGAAATCTCACAAAAATATGCAGAATATTTAACTGATAAGTTTAAAGTAAAAACAATTCTATGGGATGAGCGTTTATCAACTATGGCAGCAGAGCGAGTCCTATTAGAAGCTGACGTAAGTCGCGACAAACGAAGAAAAGTAATCGATAAAATGGCAGCAGTCATGATTTTGCAAGGCTATTTAAATGGAAAACAATAA
- a CDS encoding DUF1292 domain-containing protein: protein MSLSEEERIIIPDENGEEHLFEVLFTFDVEENNTSYIAVVPVEQGEEEEQEVFAFRYEEEDNEDDFKLFAIETDEEWDLVEEMLNTLIDEKFPE, encoded by the coding sequence ATGTCACTATCTGAAGAAGAACGCATTATAATTCCTGATGAAAACGGAGAAGAGCATCTATTTGAAGTGCTTTTCACATTTGATGTAGAAGAAAATAACACGTCATATATTGCTGTTGTACCAGTTGAACAGGGTGAAGAAGAAGAGCAAGAAGTATTCGCATTTCGTTATGAAGAAGAAGATAATGAGGATGACTTCAAGCTATTTGCAATTGAAACAGATGAAGAGTGGGATCTAGTTGAAGAAATGCTAAACACATTAATTGACGAGAAATTTCCTGAATAA
- a CDS encoding putative holin-like toxin: MTVYEALVVAISFSTLIVAVLSFHHKK, encoded by the coding sequence ATGACAGTATATGAAGCATTAGTTGTTGCGATTTCTTTTAGCACATTAATTGTCGCAGTGTTGTCATTTCACCATAAAAAATAA